Proteins from a single region of Phycisphaeraceae bacterium D3-23:
- a CDS encoding pyridoxal-phosphate dependent enzyme — protein sequence MPEPTLREQLFQEVLQARQRVYAVRSATPLERLEVEGLDVWVKREDIPPIHAYKWRGAYNCMAALTDDQRARGVVCASAGNHAQGVAVAAVKLHCAATIFMPRPTPLMKREAVAQHGGDRVTIELVGDTYDEASAAARQHADDAGLVYIHPYDDLTTMGGQGTIADEVVMSGEGPFDVAYLQIGGGGMASAVACWLKHYWPNIKIVGVEGEGQASMAAAVEHGGPVELDHLDIFCDGTAVRKAGELTYQLCSELIDEFLSVSNEQVCSAIRRFWGWRRQIVEPAGALGLAGLLSQRDKLKGKRALAVMCGANMDFSQLAVIAAEAGIGGEIRRHIRFEMEEKPGAMLALLNDALADCNIVDFQYGKTHAANGQPVIGFDAPPEVIEQVHQRCKASGIVYQDITAHEDVDFRIVKYDPETFSRPYFFRYDFPERAGALHEFLELVQPHANVCYFNYAYTGERVGRALVGLEFETDAARAAFVALMKGDEKLRHMHHDLPAEALARML from the coding sequence ATGCCCGAGCCGACGTTGCGTGAACAGTTGTTTCAGGAAGTCCTGCAGGCGCGCCAGCGTGTGTACGCGGTGCGGTCGGCGACGCCGCTCGAGCGGCTTGAGGTCGAGGGGCTGGACGTGTGGGTGAAGCGTGAGGACATCCCGCCGATCCACGCGTACAAGTGGCGCGGGGCGTACAACTGCATGGCCGCGCTGACCGACGACCAGCGGGCGCGTGGGGTGGTCTGCGCCTCGGCCGGCAACCATGCGCAGGGCGTCGCCGTCGCGGCGGTGAAACTGCACTGCGCCGCGACGATCTTTATGCCACGCCCGACCCCGCTGATGAAACGCGAGGCGGTGGCGCAGCACGGCGGCGACCGCGTGACGATCGAGCTGGTCGGCGATACCTACGACGAGGCCTCGGCTGCGGCGCGGCAGCACGCGGACGATGCGGGGCTCGTGTATATCCATCCCTACGACGACCTGACGACGATGGGCGGGCAGGGGACGATCGCCGACGAGGTCGTGATGTCCGGTGAAGGGCCGTTCGACGTCGCGTACCTGCAGATCGGCGGCGGGGGGATGGCGTCGGCGGTGGCGTGCTGGCTTAAGCACTACTGGCCGAACATCAAAATCGTCGGCGTCGAGGGCGAAGGCCAGGCGTCGATGGCGGCGGCGGTGGAGCACGGCGGCCCGGTCGAGCTCGACCACCTCGATATTTTTTGCGATGGCACGGCCGTGCGCAAGGCGGGCGAGCTGACGTACCAGCTCTGCAGCGAGCTGATCGACGAGTTTTTGAGCGTCAGCAACGAGCAGGTGTGCAGCGCGATCCGCCGGTTTTGGGGCTGGCGTCGGCAGATCGTCGAGCCGGCCGGGGCGCTGGGGCTTGCGGGGTTGCTGTCGCAGCGCGACAAGCTCAAGGGCAAGCGGGCGCTGGCGGTGATGTGCGGGGCGAACATGGACTTTTCGCAGCTCGCGGTGATCGCGGCCGAGGCGGGTATCGGCGGGGAGATTCGCCGGCACATCCGCTTCGAGATGGAAGAAAAACCCGGCGCGATGCTGGCGCTCCTGAACGACGCGCTGGCCGACTGCAACATCGTCGACTTCCAGTACGGCAAGACCCACGCCGCGAACGGGCAGCCCGTCATCGGTTTCGACGCGCCCCCGGAGGTGATCGAGCAGGTCCACCAGCGCTGCAAGGCGAGCGGCATCGTCTATCAGGACATCACGGCCCACGAGGATGTCGACTTCCGCATCGTGAAGTACGACCCCGAGACGTTCAGCCGGCCGTACTTCTTCCGCTACGACTTTCCCGAGCGGGCTGGCGCGCTGCACGAGTTCTTAGAGCTCGTTCAGCCGCACGCGAATGTCTGCTACTTCAACTACGCGTACACCGGCGAGCGCGTCGGCCGGGCGCTTGTTGGGCTGGAGTTTGAGACCGACGCCGCACGCGCCGCGTTTGTCGCCCTAATGAAGGGCGACGAAAAGCTCCGCCACATGCACCACGACCTGCCGGCCGAGGCGCTGGCGCGGATGCTGTAG
- a CDS encoding PIG-L family deacetylase, protein MANILVVGPHPDDQELGMGGTVIRLAQQGHNVLLLDMTNGEPTPLGSPEQREREWTAAAEIMGVKRKLLGLKNREVQHTLEARHAAAAVIREHQADILFVPYEQDAHPDHRAVTRIIEDARFDAKLTKSNIPGEPCYPKWLFYYYATHLRWVADPSFLLDITEQMDDKERAVKAYETQFVLPEKNRRVVEWMREFNGYMGSRIGVRYAEPFFTKEPVGLSSFEGLVI, encoded by the coding sequence ATGGCAAACATCCTCGTGGTAGGCCCACACCCCGACGACCAGGAACTCGGCATGGGCGGCACGGTCATCCGCCTCGCGCAGCAGGGGCACAACGTCCTGCTGCTCGACATGACCAACGGCGAACCCACGCCGCTTGGCTCCCCCGAGCAGCGCGAACGCGAGTGGACCGCCGCCGCCGAGATCATGGGCGTCAAGCGCAAACTGCTCGGCCTCAAGAACCGCGAGGTGCAGCACACCCTCGAAGCACGCCACGCCGCCGCGGCCGTGATCCGTGAACACCAGGCCGACATCCTGTTTGTGCCTTACGAGCAAGACGCCCACCCCGACCACCGCGCGGTGACGCGCATCATCGAGGACGCCCGCTTCGATGCAAAACTAACGAAGTCCAACATCCCGGGGGAGCCGTGCTATCCGAAGTGGTTGTTCTACTACTACGCGACGCACCTGCGCTGGGTGGCGGACCCGTCGTTTCTGCTGGATATCACCGAGCAGATGGACGACAAGGAGCGCGCGGTCAAGGCCTACGAGACCCAGTTTGTCTTGCCCGAGAAGAACCGCCGGGTGGTCGAATGGATGCGTGAGTTCAACGGCTATATGGGCAGCCGGATCGGCGTGCGCTACGCCGAGCCGTTCTTCACGAAAGAGCCGGTGGGGCTGTCGTCGTTTGAAGGGTTGGTGATTTGA
- a CDS encoding glycosyltransferase family 4 protein — translation MTILHLITRLIFGGAQHNTVLTCAAQAAAGHDVHLCIGPTFGPEGSLIEEAESGGAVMHHERTLVREASVVKDMQCYRALRRLIRDIDPDVVHTHSSKAGILGRAAAWKEGGKAGKRAVVHTVHGLGFNDRQHALTRKLYIHLERYAAKRCHRLIAITPQMVDTFAEHGIAEREKFTVVPSGVQLDRFAPSPPDVRAAVREQYDLPADALVVGLLGRLDALKGQRDLIEIYPKLADKLPGKPLHLLFIGDGFDRPNVERAIANAGLQRSVTIAGLVPYADMARVLSAVDVSVLPSYQEGQSRTLVESLLCGVPIVGYAAGGIPSIIKDGETGRLAPVGDKRALAHAIADTITQPAEAKRMTEAGAAHVRRHFDVAPMAGAIGGVYDLAREDAAKQRN, via the coding sequence ATGACCATCCTCCACCTCATCACACGCCTGATCTTCGGCGGCGCGCAGCACAACACGGTGCTGACCTGTGCCGCACAGGCCGCGGCGGGGCATGATGTGCACCTGTGCATCGGGCCGACGTTCGGGCCCGAGGGGTCGTTGATCGAGGAGGCGGAAAGTGGCGGTGCAGTCATGCATCACGAAAGGACGTTGGTGCGCGAGGCGAGTGTCGTCAAAGACATGCAGTGCTACCGTGCGCTGCGCCGGCTGATCCGCGACATCGACCCCGATGTTGTGCATACGCATTCCAGCAAAGCGGGCATCCTCGGCCGAGCCGCGGCATGGAAGGAGGGCGGCAAGGCAGGCAAGCGCGCTGTCGTGCACACCGTGCATGGGCTCGGCTTTAACGACCGCCAGCATGCCCTGACTCGCAAGCTCTACATCCACCTCGAACGCTACGCCGCGAAACGCTGCCACCGGCTGATCGCGATCACACCGCAGATGGTTGATACGTTTGCCGAGCACGGCATTGCCGAGCGCGAGAAGTTCACGGTCGTCCCCAGCGGCGTCCAACTCGACCGCTTCGCGCCCAGCCCGCCGGACGTGCGCGCGGCGGTGCGCGAGCAATACGACCTCCCCGCCGATGCGTTGGTCGTCGGCCTCCTGGGCCGGCTCGATGCGCTCAAGGGCCAACGCGACCTGATCGAAATCTACCCCAAGCTCGCGGACAAACTGCCGGGCAAGCCGCTGCACCTGTTGTTCATCGGGGATGGGTTTGATCGGCCCAACGTCGAACGCGCGATCGCCAACGCCGGGCTGCAGCGATCCGTCACGATCGCTGGGCTCGTGCCGTACGCCGACATGGCGCGGGTGTTGTCGGCCGTGGATGTCAGCGTTTTGCCTTCGTATCAGGAGGGCCAGAGCCGGACGCTTGTCGAGTCGCTCCTATGTGGTGTGCCCATCGTCGGCTACGCGGCGGGCGGGATCCCGTCCATCATCAAAGACGGCGAGACCGGCCGACTCGCGCCCGTCGGCGACAAGCGCGCGCTCGCCCACGCGATCGCCGACACAATCACGCAGCCCGCCGAGGCGAAGCGTATGACGGAGGCCGGCGCGGCACACGTGCGCCGACATTTCGACGTCGCCCCGATGGCCGGCGCGATCGGGGGAGTCTACGATCTAGCCCGCGAAGACGCCGCAAAGCAACGCAACTAA
- a CDS encoding HAD family hydrolase, whose protein sequence is MPYHAALFDLDGTLLDTLTDLADAANHALAAVGRPPHPRESYRTLVGQGIRQLFIDALGPGHGHLVDDAIAQQMRYYEHHRFDTTRPYPGIEAMMRGLAERGVKPGVLSNKPDDATQDVVNRFFPSHDWAYIRGHRAGTTPKPDPHAALEAIETLGIPAKQWLYVGDTAVDMQTGKSAGMYTVGVSWGFRSVEELKTNGADEIIDQPSDLLKLL, encoded by the coding sequence ATGCCCTACCACGCCGCCCTCTTCGACCTCGATGGCACGCTGCTCGACACGCTCACCGACTTGGCCGACGCCGCCAACCACGCGCTCGCCGCGGTCGGTCGACCGCCCCACCCACGCGAAAGCTACCGCACCCTCGTAGGCCAGGGCATCCGCCAGCTCTTCATCGACGCCCTCGGGCCCGGCCACGGCCACCTCGTCGACGACGCCATCGCCCAGCAGATGCGCTACTACGAACACCACCGCTTCGACACGACCCGGCCCTACCCCGGCATCGAGGCGATGATGCGCGGCCTCGCGGAGCGCGGCGTCAAGCCCGGCGTCCTGAGCAACAAACCCGACGACGCGACCCAAGACGTCGTCAACCGCTTCTTCCCCAGCCACGACTGGGCCTACATCCGGGGCCACCGCGCAGGCACCACGCCCAAACCCGACCCCCACGCGGCGCTCGAAGCGATCGAAACGCTCGGCATCCCGGCTAAGCAATGGCTGTACGTCGGCGACACGGCTGTGGACATGCAGACCGGCAAGAGCGCGGGCATGTACACCGTCGGTGTGTCGTGGGGGTTCCGGTCGGTCGAGGAACTAAAAACGAACGGCGCGGACGAGATCATCGACCAGCCCAGTGATCTCCTCAAGTTGCTATAG
- a CDS encoding flavin reductase family protein, with protein sequence MDEALRNVIGQSLGAIPSGRFVLTAAHEDRRLGTLVGWVQQACFEPPMISVAVCKGTPIMPLISESRHFGLCQLGVEDRTLIRKFANANDPGDDPFLGMAMTKPLHHKTPILESARVYFECELTCHMDVEGDHDMFIGTVLHAGYQGPFDPAIRIREDGYAY encoded by the coding sequence ATGGATGAAGCGCTGCGAAATGTGATCGGGCAATCGCTGGGGGCGATCCCGTCGGGGCGGTTCGTGCTTACCGCCGCCCATGAAGACCGTCGGCTGGGCACGCTCGTCGGCTGGGTGCAGCAGGCCTGCTTCGAGCCGCCGATGATAAGCGTCGCCGTGTGCAAGGGCACGCCCATCATGCCGCTCATCAGCGAGTCGCGCCACTTCGGGCTCTGCCAGCTCGGTGTCGAAGACCGCACCCTCATCCGGAAATTCGCCAACGCCAACGACCCCGGCGACGACCCGTTCCTCGGCATGGCGATGACCAAACCCCTCCACCACAAAACACCCATCCTCGAAAGCGCCCGCGTCTATTTCGAGTGCGAACTCACCTGCCACATGGACGTCGAGGGCGACCACGACATGTTCATCGGCACCGTGCTCCACGCCGGATACCAGGGCCCGTTCGACCCCGCTATCCGCATCCGCGAAGACGGCTACGCGTACTAG
- a CDS encoding MoaD/ThiS family protein — protein MPTVAFTHTLQRHVEQPPEQVAGATVQEALACVFDRNPKLRGYILEEDGAVRKHIAIWVAGLPLRDHETLSDPVEDDDEIYVMQALSGG, from the coding sequence ATGCCCACCGTCGCGTTTACGCACACCTTGCAGCGTCATGTCGAGCAGCCGCCCGAGCAGGTGGCGGGGGCGACGGTGCAGGAAGCGCTCGCCTGTGTGTTTGATCGCAACCCGAAGTTGCGGGGGTATATTCTTGAAGAAGACGGCGCGGTGCGCAAGCACATCGCGATTTGGGTGGCGGGGCTGCCACTGCGTGACCACGAGACGCTGAGCGATCCGGTCGAAGACGATGATGAGATCTACGTGATGCAGGCGCTGTCGGGCGGGTGA
- a CDS encoding DUF1570 domain-containing protein — translation MPHRFALPLLALLAALWVPAVPLAATPVIAEDGAAEPTALRLRSFRSHHYLIHTNLTREETVPFGRHMDAVFEQYQRRFSGFIARELDPMPLYLLRTREDYVRFMAEHDIDASHSGGLFFVTHSLQGLATWAESGSRPRTFRVLQHEGFHQFAWNYIGPNLPVWLNEGLAQYFEDAVIVDGRMTAGLTHRGRIERVRSALEAGQALTLNRLNGVSGRVWNLSLREQPEHAALLYAQSWSVVYFLIHGDEGAHQERFVQYLKLLNQGNGADEAMLLAFGREGFVAVQEGWRDFARNQQPGDLATATERLEFLGNGLRLLDEQGGAMPASIDELRETLQAYGFRTRRQEMGVSRRLEASDDALFAFERDSGTGRPYAASFRMLAPSRDDLPPRIVAPGLSPEPTLVWYRDADGTLVQDIAYR, via the coding sequence ATGCCGCACCGATTCGCCCTACCGCTGCTCGCCTTACTCGCCGCACTGTGGGTGCCAGCCGTGCCCCTCGCGGCAACACCGGTTATTGCCGAAGACGGCGCAGCAGAGCCCACCGCGCTCCGGCTCCGTTCCTTCCGCAGCCACCACTACCTGATCCACACGAACCTCACGCGCGAGGAGACCGTGCCGTTTGGAAGACATATGGACGCGGTGTTCGAGCAGTACCAGCGACGGTTCAGCGGGTTCATCGCGCGCGAGCTCGACCCGATGCCGCTGTACCTGCTGCGCACGCGCGAGGACTACGTCCGGTTCATGGCCGAGCACGATATCGACGCGAGCCACTCGGGCGGGCTGTTCTTCGTCACGCACTCGCTGCAAGGCCTCGCGACGTGGGCGGAGTCGGGCAGTCGGCCGCGCACGTTCCGGGTGCTGCAGCACGAGGGCTTTCATCAGTTCGCATGGAATTACATCGGGCCCAACCTCCCGGTCTGGCTCAACGAGGGGCTCGCGCAGTACTTTGAAGACGCGGTGATCGTCGACGGCCGGATGACGGCCGGGCTCACCCACCGCGGGCGGATCGAGCGGGTGCGTTCCGCCCTCGAAGCGGGCCAGGCGCTCACGCTCAATCGGCTCAACGGCGTGTCCGGCCGGGTGTGGAACCTGTCGCTGCGCGAGCAGCCCGAGCACGCGGCGCTGCTCTACGCGCAGTCGTGGTCGGTCGTCTACTTCCTCATCCATGGCGACGAGGGCGCGCATCAGGAACGCTTCGTCCAGTACCTCAAACTGCTCAACCAGGGCAACGGCGCCGACGAAGCGATGCTGCTCGCATTTGGCCGGGAGGGCTTTGTCGCGGTGCAGGAGGGCTGGCGCGACTTCGCACGTAACCAGCAGCCCGGCGACCTCGCGACGGCGACCGAACGGCTCGAATTCCTCGGCAACGGGCTGCGCCTGCTCGACGAACAGGGCGGCGCGATGCCTGCATCAATTGATGAACTCCGCGAAACCCTACAGGCCTACGGCTTCCGCACCCGGCGACAAGAGATGGGCGTGTCGCGTCGGCTCGAAGCGAGCGACGATGCGCTGTTCGCGTTCGAGCGCGACAGCGGGACGGGCCGGCCCTACGCCGCGTCGTTTCGTATGCTGGCGCCGTCGCGCGACGACCTGCCACCCCGCATCGTAGCCCCCGGCCTCTCGCCCGAGCCGACGCTCGTCTGGTACCGCGACGCGGACGGAACACTGGTCCAAGACATCGCGTATCGGTGA
- the truA gene encoding tRNA pseudouridine(38-40) synthase TruA — MMTVHEVPPTKSQQPVTDAPPEQPDTDTPRDATADPAPRYKLTLAYDGSAFHGWQKQNPPGEEPLRTVQGELEAVLVRLLNTPTYMLGLLGASRTDSGVHALGQVAQFDAHTPIPTERLAKAINARLPEDMEVRTAEVAVPGFDCIGGVTNKQYRYRIFNAEHKPLWQRNAVYHCFGAVLDVVRMQDAARRLVGKHDVEGFAAAGHGRADTVRSIYDCQVFTDVAYPNEIHITIQGSGFLYNMVRIIAGTLIEVGRGRFDPDQIDRVLDTADRRLAGPTLPPQGLCLEWIRY; from the coding sequence ATGATGACCGTCCATGAAGTGCCGCCGACCAAATCTCAGCAGCCCGTGACCGATGCCCCGCCCGAACAACCCGACACCGATACCCCGCGCGACGCCACCGCCGATCCCGCGCCGCGCTACAAGCTCACCCTCGCCTACGACGGCAGCGCGTTCCACGGCTGGCAGAAACAAAACCCGCCCGGCGAAGAACCCCTCCGCACCGTGCAGGGCGAGCTCGAAGCCGTCCTGGTCCGCCTGCTCAATACCCCGACCTACATGCTCGGCCTCCTCGGCGCGTCGCGAACCGACAGCGGGGTCCACGCGCTGGGCCAGGTCGCGCAGTTCGATGCGCACACCCCCATCCCCACCGAGCGGCTCGCCAAGGCGATCAACGCCCGGCTGCCCGAGGATATGGAGGTCCGCACCGCCGAGGTCGCCGTGCCCGGCTTCGACTGCATCGGCGGCGTCACCAACAAGCAGTACCGCTACCGCATCTTCAACGCCGAGCACAAACCGCTTTGGCAACGTAACGCGGTGTACCACTGCTTCGGCGCGGTGCTCGATGTTGTGCGCATGCAGGACGCCGCACGCCGCCTCGTCGGCAAGCACGACGTCGAGGGCTTCGCCGCCGCGGGCCACGGCCGGGCCGACACGGTTCGCTCCATCTACGACTGCCAGGTCTTCACCGATGTCGCCTACCCGAACGAGATCCACATCACGATCCAGGGTAGCGGCTTCCTCTACAACATGGTCCGCATTATCGCGGGTACTTTGATTGAGGTCGGGCGCGGCCGATTCGACCCCGACCAGATCGACCGTGTCCTCGATACCGCCGACCGCCGACTCGCCGGCCCAACGCTCCCGCCGCAGGGGCTTTGCCTGGAGTGGATCAGGTATTGA
- a CDS encoding Lrp/AsnC family transcriptional regulator: MPTTTPDTPYSVEDPVNRQILAVSEDRIAGFTRTPLEDIAQQSGVALDTVIDRIAAMLRHGTIRRVRQTLLTTSLAPGALIAWQVPPKNLLDAFEYMSKQDPFSGHVVLRTTDKETPGSAYKLWTTLKVPVGYSMDKHCALLMEKTGATKYKLLPAKNLFALGVGHVRRKEIEPGARTDAPGRVLNTTVVELNDEEWNVLMSLKREFTPEELGPNLWVGRAKEAGVSLESFCAIAESLAERKLIGRFSTFLEHVKKHKDGSRVTRFNALFHWRVPTGKEMAAGIEVGRHHCMTHAYWREGGEEFSNVNIMGVSHGTDKDKVLEHKAAIDDHLEEAGIAVEYTNVFWGGKSEIKPSEIAPQAYADWCASVGVDPEAMRA; the protein is encoded by the coding sequence ATGCCCACCACCACACCCGACACGCCCTACAGCGTCGAAGACCCCGTCAACCGACAGATCCTCGCGGTCTCCGAGGACCGCATCGCGGGCTTCACACGCACCCCGCTCGAGGATATCGCCCAGCAATCCGGCGTCGCGCTCGACACCGTCATCGACCGCATCGCCGCCATGCTCCGCCACGGCACGATCCGGCGCGTCCGCCAAACCCTGCTCACCACGTCGCTCGCGCCCGGGGCGCTCATCGCCTGGCAGGTGCCCCCGAAAAACCTCCTCGACGCGTTCGAGTACATGTCCAAGCAGGACCCGTTCTCGGGCCACGTCGTGCTCCGCACCACCGACAAAGAAACGCCCGGCAGCGCGTACAAGCTCTGGACCACGCTCAAGGTCCCCGTCGGCTATTCCATGGACAAACACTGCGCACTGCTCATGGAAAAAACCGGCGCGACGAAGTACAAGCTCCTCCCCGCGAAAAACCTCTTCGCCCTCGGCGTCGGCCACGTCCGGCGAAAGGAAATCGAACCCGGCGCTCGCACCGACGCACCCGGCAGAGTGCTCAACACCACCGTTGTGGAGCTCAACGACGAGGAGTGGAACGTCCTGATGTCGCTCAAGCGCGAGTTCACCCCCGAGGAGCTGGGCCCCAACCTCTGGGTCGGCCGTGCGAAAGAAGCGGGCGTCTCACTCGAGTCGTTTTGCGCGATCGCCGAGTCCCTGGCCGAGCGCAAACTCATCGGCCGATTCTCGACCTTCCTCGAACACGTTAAGAAGCACAAGGACGGCAGCCGGGTCACCCGCTTCAACGCGCTGTTCCACTGGCGCGTCCCGACGGGCAAAGAGATGGCAGCCGGGATCGAGGTCGGCCGACACCACTGCATGACCCACGCCTACTGGCGCGAGGGCGGCGAAGAGTTTTCCAACGTCAACATCATGGGCGTCTCGCACGGCACGGATAAGGATAAAGTCCTCGAACACAAAGCCGCGATCGACGACCACCTCGAAGAAGCCGGCATCGCCGTCGAATACACCAACGTGTTCTGGGGCGGCAAGAGCGAGATCAAGCCCAGCGAGATCGCCCCGCAGGCCTATGCGGATTGGTGCGCCTCGGTCGGCGTCGACCCCGAGGCGATGCGGGCATGA
- a CDS encoding YkgJ family cysteine cluster protein, which yields MTSTPKTAKKEPWYGEGVSFSCTQCGNCCTGPSGYVWFEEDEAREMAAYLKMDMADFYAKYTTKAHGKRTLGEVRRDKHHYDCVFLVETGAGKRVCSVYPVRPTQCKTWPFWPSNMKSRKAWDEAAEGCPGMRSPEKRGKNFVPIEDVRVELAKNPRHL from the coding sequence GTGACTTCGACACCCAAGACAGCTAAAAAAGAGCCGTGGTACGGCGAGGGCGTGAGCTTCTCGTGTACCCAGTGCGGCAACTGCTGCACCGGGCCCTCGGGCTACGTGTGGTTTGAGGAGGACGAGGCCCGCGAGATGGCGGCGTATCTCAAGATGGACATGGCGGACTTCTACGCGAAGTACACGACCAAGGCCCACGGCAAGCGGACGCTGGGCGAGGTCCGGCGGGACAAGCACCACTACGACTGTGTGTTCCTCGTCGAGACCGGCGCGGGCAAGCGGGTGTGTTCGGTGTACCCGGTTCGGCCGACGCAGTGCAAGACCTGGCCGTTCTGGCCCAGCAATATGAAGTCGCGCAAGGCGTGGGATGAAGCGGCCGAGGGCTGCCCGGGGATGCGCTCGCCCGAGAAGCGCGGCAAAAACTTCGTGCCGATCGAGGACGTGCGGGTCGAGCTGGCGAAGAACCCCAGGCATCTTTAG